In the Chloroflexota bacterium genome, TCGGCGACCGGAGCCTCGGCGGCCGGTGCTGGCGCTGCCGTCGCCTGGGCGGGTGCTGGCCGCGCGGCTGGCGCACCAGGAGCCCCAGCCGGACGCGGGCGCGGCCGGCGGAAGAGCTGACGCACGGCGTTGCCGACCTTGGCTGCCTCGATGCTGTTGGCCAGCTTGACGGCGTCGAGCACGCGTCCGATCTCCGGCAGCGCACCCGTCTCGACGGTCAGATCCGCCAGGAACTTGTCGAACGCCTCAGGCGTGGCCTCCGCGCCGCTGTGCTGCGCGATGAGGGCCAGCAGCTCCTCGCGCTGGCCGGCCTCACGCCGTCGGCGCTCGGCCTGCTGCTGCGCGCGGAGATCCGGGCTCATGCCGGGGCCGGCAGGACCGCCGGGACCGGCGGGTCGCTGGCCACGGTCGCCCATTGGCGGGCCGCCGGGGCCAGCCGGACGCGGACCACGATCCCCGAACTGCGGGCGTGGGCCAGCCGGCCGGTCGCCGAATGGCGGGCGCGGGCCAGCCGGCCGGTCGCCGAACGGCGGGCGCGGGCCACCCGGACCGCCGCTGAACGGCGGGCGCGGAGCCGGGCCGGGCATCGGCATGCCCTCGAGGGCGGCTCGCTCGCCACCGCGCTCGGGCCGCCGGAAGCGCTCGCCGCCGCCAGCCGGACCGCGTCCGCGATCGCCACCGCCGCGCTCACCACCACCACCGCTACGACCGCCACGGCCAGCTGGTGGTCCGCCACGGTTGGCACGGGCACGGAACGGCATGTCCGCGCCGCCGCGCCGGTCGTCGTCGTACATGCCGCCACGGCCGCCACGCTGGCGCCGTCCGCCACCTTCGCCGTACGAGTCCGGGCCCATCTCGACGACCACGGCCGGCCCGTCATCCTCGACAGGCGCCGTCGTCGGTGCGATTCCCAGCTGTTGGAGATCGGCGAACTTCTCCAGCAGCGCTTCCTTCAGGCTCTTAGCCATCCCTTCTCCTATGTACTGCTCACGAGCGGCGCCCGGCTGATGTCTCGGGGTGCTCGTGCTACTGCGTGACTACCAGTTGTCGTGTGGTTGCTTCGTCCAGTGACCATGCGTTGTCTCCTCTCTCAAGGCCCACGCGTGGCTTCGGGCAGGGGGTGGGTGTGCGCTCGTCTGACGGTCATGGGGGACCGCCCGAGAGCTGTCCGGCTGAGAGCAAGCTGACCTCAACCAGGTTTGAGAAGAACGTTGCGCCGCCGCCCATGTCGGCCAGCCGTTGCGGCGTCGTCGCGTTGACGCCTCGTCCTCCTGCTGAATGCCGTCCCCACCACAGCCCACGGCTCACCACGACTCCTGGCCGCACGTCATCGGTCAGGGACGCTTCAAGCTGGACATCGCCCCGCTCGTTGAACACCCGCACGGATGCACCATCGACGATGCTTCGACTGCGGGCATCGTCGGGGTGGATCTCCAGGCGAGGCCGCTCTTCCGAGCGGATGTTGGAAGGCATATTGGCGTACGTTGAGTTCAAGAAGAAGTGATTCGGGGGGGTGATGAAGAGGAGTGGATACGCTCCGTCTGGCGGCTGCTCGCCGTCGCCCCCCTCAGTCAACGGTGTATGCGTCGGTAAGGGGTCGTGTCCGGATGCGGCCATCTTCGCGGAGAAGAACTCGATCTTACCTGACGGTGTAGGAAACTGCCCATCCGCGTAGGCCGGATGGGGCGTCTCGACGGCCAGCCGGACTGGACCCTCAGCCTTGAGACGGTCCAGCGTGATGCCGTCGAGGAACGGGTTGGCCGGGTTGTCGAGGGCCTGCTCGATCATGGTCTCGGCGTCGTCTTGGAAGCAGGCGTCCTCGAAGCCGAGCCGCCGTGCGAGCAACGAGAAGAACTCGACGTTCGACTTCGCCTCGCCGAGCGGCGCGATGACCGGCTGTGCGAGGTTCAGGTAGAGGTGCCAGAAGCTGGAATACAGGTCTGTCTGCTCGAAGTGCGTCGTGGCGGGCAGAAGGATGTCGGCGTACCGAGCGGTATCCGTCAGCAACTGCTCGTGGACGACGGTGAAGAGATCCTCGCGCTCAAACCCCGCGAGGACCCTGGTCTGATCTGGCGCAACGACCGCCGGATTGGCATTGTAGACGACGATGGCCTTGACCGGTGGGTCGGCCAGCTCGGTCAGGGCGCTGCCGAGCTGGTTCATGTTGATGGTACGCGGCTGCCGGCCGCCAAGAAGCTCCGGTCGGAACAGGGCGGCGTCGTTCATCGTGGCATACCCGGCGTTGCTCTTCATCGCCCCGCCGCCCACGTCCCGCCACGCGCCAACGAGGCCGGGCAGACACGCGATGGCCCGAACCGCCATCCCGCCGTTGTCGTGGTGCTGCAATCCATTCCCGATCCGGATGAACGCGGGGCGGGTGGTGGCGTATTCCCGGGCGAGCGTCTCGATGGTCTCGGCCGGCACCTCGGTGATGCGCGCCACGCGGTCTGGAGCGTACTCCTGGACGCGCTCCACCAGGCCCTCGAAGCCGAGCGTGCTCGCCCGGACGTAGGCGGCGTCGTAGAGGTCGTCGCGGATGATGACGTGCATCATCCCTAATGCCAGCGCAGCATCCGTGCCGGGCCGCACCTGCACGAAGCGGTCGGCGAAGGCGGTGGTGCGGTTGCGTTGCACGTCGATCTGGACGAACGTGCCGCCTGCACGCTGGGCCTGGCGCACGTAGGTCATCTGGTGCATGTTGACCGACGCGAGGTTGCTGCCCCAGGCGATGATGTAGCGGGCCCGTGCCGTGGTCTCCGGGTCGGTGCCGCG is a window encoding:
- a CDS encoding molybdopterin oxidoreductase family protein, translating into MSELTVHRSVCPHDCPDACGMLAWVREGQIVRVSGDPQHPVTRGAICGKAARYVERVYSPDRVLYPQRRVGPKGAGRFERITWDEALDAIAERFQGIIAAHGPEAILPYSFAGNMGITSIGSMDRRLFHRLGASQLDRAICSAAGNAGYDFTIGAKRGTDPETTARARYIIAWGSNLASVNMHQMTYVRQAQRAGGTFVQIDVQRNRTTAFADRFVQVRPGTDAALALGMMHVIIRDDLYDAAYVRASTLGFEGLVERVQEYAPDRVARITEVPAETIETLAREYATTRPAFIRIGNGLQHHDNGGMAVRAIACLPGLVGAWRDVGGGAMKSNAGYATMNDAALFRPELLGGRQPRTINMNQLGSALTELADPPVKAIVVYNANPAVVAPDQTRVLAGFEREDLFTVVHEQLLTDTARYADILLPATTHFEQTDLYSSFWHLYLNLAQPVIAPLGEAKSNVEFFSLLARRLGFEDACFQDDAETMIEQALDNPANPFLDGITLDRLKAEGPVRLAVETPHPAYADGQFPTPSGKIEFFSAKMAASGHDPLPTHTPLTEGGDGEQPPDGAYPLLFITPPNHFFLNSTYANMPSNIRSEERPRLEIHPDDARSRSIVDGASVRVFNERGDVQLEASLTDDVRPGVVVSRGLWWGRHSAGGRGVNATTPQRLADMGGGATFFSNLVEVSLLSAGQLSGGPP